The sequence below is a genomic window from Microbulbifer hydrolyticus.
ACTTACTGAGGATTTACTGGGCAACTTTTCCTCTGCAGGAGCCCCCTCCAGTGAAGCTACCACTCCACACCTTTCCGCGCAGAAACCCCATTTTCAAATGCATGCTTGTGCGATTTCATTTCCGTCACCGTATCCGCAACATCCATCAGATACTGTTTGGCACCGCGTCCGGTGATGATCACGCTCTGCTCGCGCGGCCGGTTTTGAATCGCGGCCACTACTTCCGTTTTATCCAGCCACTTGTAGTTGAGCGCGTAAGTTAGCTCATCCATTACCACCAGATAGACGCTCTCATCTGCGAGTGCGGCTTTGAGTTTCTCCCACAGTGCCAACGCGGCGGCCTTGTCCGCCTCGAAATCCTGGGTCTCCCAGGTGAAGTCGGTGCCCATTTCATGCCACTGCAGTGGATAGATTTCCGGGTCCAGCTGCGAAAGCAGGTTTTTCTCTCCGCACTCCCACACGCCCTTGATAAACTGCCCCACCACGACCTTGTAGCCGTAGCCCAACGCACGGGTGACGGTGCCGACCGCTGCGGTGGTTTTACCCTTGCCATCGCCGGTATACACGATGGCGATGCCCCGCTCCTCCAGCGCATTGGCGATGCCGGAGTCGACAATTTCCTTGCGCGCCTGCATGCGTTTTTTGTGGCGTTGCTGCTTGCTGTTTTCGGATTCAGACATGGTTGCGCTTCACTGCATTTATGGACCGGGACAGGGATGAATAGAGACAGGATAACAAGAATCGGAAGGATTCGGTCGCGGGGGACTCGCAGGCTGACAGGTCAACCGGAGAGAAGCTGGCCAAGAAGCGGTAACCGTGCGGGCCCGGGGGCCTGCACGGTATAAAGGGGGTCAGTTCAGGTTGAACTTCACCCCGGCATAGACCGCCGCACCGGTGGTATAAAAGCCGGCCACTTCCCGGTAATCCTCATCCAGCAGGTTTTCCCCGCGCAGATTAAAACTGACGCGCTCGCTGAAGTCATAGACTGCATTCAGGTCAAAGCGGTTGTAGCTGTCCAGGCGTTCCGCCGGGCCGCCAAAAACCAGTGCCGGGCTGGCCCGGTCGGCGGCGTGGCGCCAGTTGCCGGACAGGGTCAGGGTGTTTGCCAGCAGGGTGTAACTGGCCCCGAGGTTATATACCCGCTCGGCGACGTTGAGGCGCTGCTCGCCCTCGCTGTCGGTGCTATCGAGCCAGGTACCGTTGGCATACCAGCGGCCGCTTTCGCCCAGGCTACCGGCCAGAGACAGTTCGATTCCGTCGGAGTCACTCTCGCCGTCATCCTGCACATAGGCGCCCCAGCCGGTTCCGATACCACTCACGTAGACAATGGCATCGGTGACAGACTGTTGAAAGGCCACCAGCTCCAGTTGCAGCAGGTCCGCGTAGCGGTATTCCACCCCGAGCTCGTAGCCGCGACTGGTTTCGGGCCCCACCGGGTCGACACCACCACTCAGGTTGGTGGAAATCTCGTAAGGGCTGGGCGCGCGGAAACCAGTACTGGCGCTGGCGCGGTACTTGAGCTGCTGGTTGTCGCCGATCAGTTGCGGCACCGCCGCCGAAATACGCCAGCTGTTATGGTCCCGATCTTCCAGGCGGTCGTGGCGATAGCCCACGCTGTAAAACACGTTATCGGCGATATCGCTGCGCCACTCACTGTAGATACCGAGAATATCCACGTCCTGCATCGAGCCCGCAGACGCGTACTCCTGCTGGTCCATATCGGCGCCCCAGGTAATAGAGCCGCCGGCAAGAGCGCGGGTACCGATATAGTTGAGCTCGGCAATACTGCCCTCCATGGAGAAGCTGTGCGTGCCGGCGGAATAGCTTGCCCGCTCCAGTTCCTGATTGGAGAGCGATAAACGGTGGTTCACTCCGGCGGCGGTCAGATTGGCACCGAGCTGGTAACTGGTTTGCTGGTAGCTATCCAGGCAGTCGTTGACGATATCCCAGCCCAAATAGCAGTTGTCGAACCCGGTGTCTGCCTCGGTGCGCCACACACGCCCGTCGATAGAAAAATTTTCGCTGAAGCTATAGCCGAGGCTGGCACTACCGGTCTGGTTTTCATAGCCATCGCGCTCGCCGCTGGTATCGCTTTCCCGCGCATTGAAACCGTCGCTGTCGAGCTGGTTCAGATCGAGCTTGTAATCCCAACCGCCCTGCTGTCCGCGCGCAGCTATCTGGGTGCGCTCGGTGTCATAGCGACCGCCCT
It includes:
- the cobO gene encoding cob(I)yrinic acid a,c-diamide adenosyltransferase; this translates as MSESENSKQQRHKKRMQARKEIVDSGIANALEERGIAIVYTGDGKGKTTAAVGTVTRALGYGYKVVVGQFIKGVWECGEKNLLSQLDPEIYPLQWHEMGTDFTWETQDFEADKAAALALWEKLKAALADESVYLVVMDELTYALNYKWLDKTEVVAAIQNRPREQSVIITGRGAKQYLMDVADTVTEMKSHKHAFENGVSARKGVEW
- a CDS encoding TonB-dependent receptor plug domain-containing protein; the protein is MRSYFFSSLAGAIALAAQPVLADETQLEQVTITASRVEIPRAESGVSVSVLTAVDIQQLGYSTLLDVIKTLPGISISNTGGLGKVSNVYVRGEASSRTLVLLDGVNMADAANTQVTTQFQHILAGDVERIEVLRGPQGMMYGAGAGGVINIITKRGNKPLQLELSAEGGRYDTERTQIAARGQQGGWDYKLDLNQLDSDGFNARESDTSGERDGYENQTGSASLGYSFSENFSIDGRVWRTEADTGFDNCYLGWDIVNDCLDSYQQTSYQLGANLTAAGVNHRLSLSNQELERASYSAGTHSFSMEGSIAELNYIGTRALAGGSITWGADMDQQEYASAGSMQDVDILGIYSEWRSDIADNVFYSVGYRHDRLEDRDHNSWRISAAVPQLIGDNQQLKYRASASTGFRAPSPYEISTNLSGGVDPVGPETSRGYELGVEYRYADLLQLELVAFQQSVTDAIVYVSGIGTGWGAYVQDDGESDSDGIELSLAGSLGESGRWYANGTWLDSTDSEGEQRLNVAERVYNLGASYTLLANTLTLSGNWRHAADRASPALVFGGPAERLDSYNRFDLNAVYDFSERVSFNLRGENLLDEDYREVAGFYTTGAAVYAGVKFNLN